A segment of the Sphingomicrobium flavum genome:
AAGCTGGCGCCGCACCCCTACACCCATCGCGGCCAACTCGCCCCCATCGTCCGCAATTCCGCCGAGCGAGCGCAGACGCTGTGTTATGTCCAGCGGGCCGCGCACCAACACCTTGCCAATGCGGCGAACGGCAAGCCCATCCAGCGGATCGGTAGACTTCACCAGATGGACGGTGCCGGGGTTGGCCTCGATTGCCTCATCAAGGCTGCGAATAGGCCCGCTCTTGCTGGGCAGCACATCGTCCGGCTGGACGCGCCGAGCCATATCGGCAATCGCTTGCGGTGAAGGGCTGTCATCCAGCCGTGCGGTGCGACCCAAGGCCTCGACCTCGAAGCCCTTGGGAATGTCGGGCGCGTCAGTGTCGAGATAATCACGCTGGCGCATTTCGGGGCCCAACAAGAGCGCACCGTCCTCATCAACTTTCATGTCCGCTGTTTGCGGCTGGTAACGGGCGGCTGGCGTGGGGCCTGCGTTCTGCACCCCGTCATTCACGATAGGCACGGCCTCGCCCGCCATTTCCCGCAAGAGTTCGTCGCCAGCTTCGTTCTCGAAGCCAGCGCGGAATTTCACAATATCGTCAGCAACGCGGCCAAGAGCTGCGCCGCCGGCACCGCCAATGACCGCGCCCATAGCTGCATTAGGCAGGCGATCGACAACGCCGCCCTCGCCAGCACCGAATCCAGCAACCCCGCCTTCGACTGCGCCGACCTTGGCGAGCTGTCCGATACCCCGCGCCCCGGCGCCTAAAGGAAGAGCGACCGCGCTACCCAGTTGCCCGCCAATTCGTGCGTAGGGATGGTGGGCCTCGTCGTAGGCCAGGACACCGCGCCATTGGTCGATATTGTTGTGAAGAATGTCCCCGAAACGGCGGTCACTGTTCCAGACGGTCTCGCGATCGGTGGCGAGGCCAACCGTGTTGGCAAGACCGCCCACTTCGTCGAGGACGTTGAAGGGATCAGCAAAGCCACGGGCGGCGGAGCCAACCGCACCACCCCCGCCATCGGTCAGCAGGCGCGGAGGCGGGCCATACTGGATTTGGCCGCCGACCTGGACGCCCTCGACCGCACGTTCCTCATATTGCTGGCGGACATTGGAAGGATCGACATGGAATCCGTTGGCCTTGGCGAAGGCGATCAAGTCTTCAGGCGTCGAGTTCATGTCCTGCCAGATGGCGAGGTAGCCTTCCGCCACTTCATCCCGCAGCCCTTGATTGGGCATGGCCTCATCGCCGAACACGGCAACGCCCTCACCATACTCGGCGGCCTCAGGGCTCTTCCACGGATCAGGGTTGCCGTCTCGGTAGCTTTTCGGGGTCTGGTAGCTGTTGCCATGCGCTCCAAGACGGTTGAGCCGCGCCAGCCGCTCCGCCTCCATATACTTGATCAGCGTGTCGGGATCGTCCTTCAGATATTCAGGTGCAGCTAGCCCCAGCCCCTCTCGCAGGATAGCAAGTTCAGCGATGGCCTTGTCGGTCTGCACTACGGGACGGCCAAAAGATGGAGGGGCAGCCGGTGTGAGCGGCATGTCCGGCCTCGCAAAATCAGCCAGACGGGCCGTTGCCATATCCCCAAGCGGCACAACCGCACCTTTAGGTGAGCGGCCCTCCTGGCCTGCCTCAAACGCATCCACGCCCCAAATGCGGGCCGTCCCGTCGGTCAGTCGGATGGTGTCTCCGTCCACGACTTCCCCTGTAGCTTTCAGCGGGCCGGCTGATTTGTCGAAGCGCGAGGGCTTAGCTTCGAAGTCCCTGTTGGACACCGCGCCGCGCTGTTCGAGTTCAAAGTCCTTGGGAATGTCGGGAAGGCCGGAACGGGGAGCGCCAGGGGTGCCGGGAGCGCGGCCCCATCCTGGCAACTGCAAATGAACATGGTCGCCTTCCAAGAGCGCTCGCCCGCCGGGCCAGCTTCCGGCGACGGCTTTTGCCTGCTTGTGCAGTTCCTTCATCGACAGGCCGGAGTTCCCGGGCGTCAGGTCAACCGCATCACCCTTCAGATGCAGGCTATTCGCGGCTGGCTTGTATCCTTTGGCGCGGAGGCGCTCGATGTCCTTCTTCGTGCGGAAGCCATTCGTGACGCCGACTCCCAACGATAGAAGACCGTCCAGCGGATCGGAACCATGTTCAACGACAAATCCGGGCGGGAGCGCCGTCATGGCTGCTGCCGAACGGACGCCTCCAGCGCGTCGATGAGCGCCACGGCATCAGCGTAGGACAATGGGGGTTGCGCCGCAGCTCTAGCGGAATTGCGGAAAGGCAATGAGCTGCGGCGCTCCCAAGCAGCCCATGGGCGTGGGCTGCGGGGATCGGGTTGCAGAGAAGGCTTTCGCGCCCTCTCCATGCGATTGAGAAAGTCGCTCCGCATATCTGGCGGCAGGAAGCTGAAAAGGCCCATCAATCTTCCTTCATCGACACCCACTTGCCACCGCGCAGAATGCGCCGCTCGCCAGTGGTCGGATTGCGAATTATCGTTCCATCTTTCGGCGCAGGGGCAGTTGGCTTCGGTTTGACTTTTGAGCCGCCGGTGCGATCCCAGATTCGCTGCTCGCCCTCGGTGAGGGGTTTCCCGGCCGCTATCTTTTCCCGGATGCGTTCGACGACGTTGGTTTGGCGCGGCCGATCGCGCCGCACCTGTTCGCGCTGATTGATCAGAGATTGCCGGTTCGCTTGGCGTTGCTCTTCCAAGGCCTCACGTTCATCAAAGGCCGAAGGGCCGGACCCTTTCAGCACGAAGTCCAGCATCGCCCGCTGATATTCGGGCGAGCCCTCTTCATAACCCATGCGTTGCGCAAATTCTTCATACCCGGGCGTCTCGACCGATTCCAGGAGGCGGCTGAAGCCGCTGCTGAAATGCTGCTCACCAAGCTGTAATGCCAGCTCGAGCGCGATGGATGACCTGGCCCGCTGCATGTCCAACGGATTGTCGGATTCCAGCAGTGCGAGTAGCGCGTCCTCGTCGTCAGTGCCAAGGCCTGCCGCCGCATCAGCTTGGCGGCGCTCCCAGATGCGCTCCTTCGCCAAATCGGGCCGCCCATTGGCCAACGCACTGAAGGTTTGCGAAAGGCTCGTCTGCGTTTCGCGCCGCGTCTGCTCGTCCTCCATTTCGAACGCCTTCTGGGCCTTGTCGAAATATTCGGGATATGCCCCCATCAGGCGGACAATGCCGTCATGCGACGGGTCGTCCTGCCATGCGAGAAAGGCGTCTGAGAAACCTTCTTCACGGTCCACGGCGCGGCGCTGGGCGTCAGCGTGACGCTGCTCCTGCATCCTGGAAGTGTCGGCGTTTTGCTGCTGAATTGAGAGCAACCGACTATTCGCCTCATCCGCCGCATAATCGGGAATGAGCGCAGCTGCCGAACGCATCGGGCTGCCATAATCGACCGGCTGGAATTGTGGAAACATCAGAAGCCTCCCGCAAGTAGAGAGCCAAAGCCGCCACCGCCAGGCATGAACGCCGATACGGCCTTATCCGCAAAGGCTCCGGCATTGTTCCACATCGCGTTGTTGACGCCGCCCTTGAACAGGTGATGGCCAGCACGAGCCGCGCCCTGCTGCCCGTAGAGGTTGGTGACGTTATTCGCGTGTTGCTGTCCAAAGTTCGCAACCGACTCTGTCGCGCCCATGCCCATGCCCGCCAGACCGCCAAGGCTCGCGAGCTGACGATCGATCGTTCGCATGAGTGTATCGGCACCAAAGTCCGCCAGGCCCCGTTGAGTGTTTCCACCGCGCATCCCGCCCGTTGCAGCGGCCGTTTGCAGAAGCGCTTCTTCGCCATTGCGATAAAGGGATTGGTAGAACGGGCTGCTGTAGAGGGCCTCGATGGCAGCTTGCTGGCTTTCGTCGCCATTGATGCCTACCAGGTCGCCAAGGCCACTGAGGCCAGAATATCCTGCCTCGCGAAAGGGCGAGAAGTCTTCGCGCGTCTGTCGAAACTGTGCGTCCTGCACATCGATGCCACGGTTTAGAGCATCGATTTGGGCCTGCATTGCCTTGCGGCTTTGCTTCTTCGCCTTACCGGCTCCGATGACCCCACCAAGAAATTTGAACAAACCCACTCGAACCTCCCGCTATCGATGGCTCGATAATAGGACGGCGGGCAACGCCTCGCGCTTGAACAATTGGAAGGTCGTGCGGTCTAGAAGTTCGTCGGCCTGTTCCGGTGGGAGTGGGGCGACCTCTGCATGATGGGCAAACGTCAGAGCATCTAGGCGCCTAGACGTTTCGAACTGACGGGCGACCGAACCATACATCATCAGAGATTTAAAGCTGAGTTTGAAAATACCTTCCGCCGCCACCTTCGCCCGGTCCCCATAGCGATGTTGGAATAGTCTCAGGAATGTTCGCGGCGCCGTGACGTTCTGCGCCTTGTCATCGAGGCAGCGTGAAGTGCCGTAGATCCCGCAATAGCTTGCGCCGCATCCGATATTCGGCAGACCGAAGGCCATGTTTCCAGGCGTTCCTATTCCCCAGCGGTGCGCCGGGGCTCTTGCCGCCGTGCAACCGGCACCTTCCGTTTGGCATCGCGGGCGATTGGCATGATGTCCCCCGCCGCGTCCGGGCAAGACAGCGCGGGGCTTCCTTCAATGCCGCCGGCTGGCTCTTGCACTCCACGGGGTTGTCCGCCGCTTTTTGAATTGTCCCCCCTCCCCCCGCTTTGATTGATCGTTCCTGCGACAACTGCCTGCCCTCCTTCGTGAACG
Coding sequences within it:
- a CDS encoding HGGxSTG domain-containing protein, with protein sequence MFTFTKEGRQLSQERSIKAGGGGTIQKAADNPVECKSQPAALKEAPRCLARTRRGTSCQSPAMPNGRCRLHGGKSPGAPLGNRNAWKHGLRSAEYRMRRKLLRDLRHFTLPR